In the genome of Proteiniborus sp. DW1, one region contains:
- the murF gene encoding UDP-N-acetylmuramoyl-tripeptide--D-alanyl-D-alanine ligase: MICRSLREIQNMVKGYGLKEENENIVIQGVSIDTRQIKPGQLYIPIIGERFNGHKFIEAAIAKGAIAAIWNKKEALPAVSIPIILVDDTLTAIQDLAKSYREQLEAKVIGITGSNGKTSTKDILASLLRTKYKTQKTFGNLNNHLGVPLTILGLEEDTEMAVIEMGTSNLGEIELLTNIASPNVAIITSIGEAHLDELITIENIVQAKLEIIKGLKPNGLFVYYGDNPLLNEKIKEMDISYKTITFGSKSSNTCIPWLKSFDERGITFSLDKFHCPSFYLPMIGKHQMYNATAAIIVARYFGVSFEQIQDGLLNIEFTGMRNEVINTGKYTILNDSYKSNPASLLAALDTLYSMKNYSQKIAVLGDMIGLGADEIKIHKKFGDKIDPNQVDYLLTIGPLASYIAKTAKPKFGNNRVFIYENKAQLIQKLKKLMKYESVVLVKGSRMLKLEEIVEALKSKDIMEDKEVV; the protein is encoded by the coding sequence ATGATTTGTCGTAGCTTAAGAGAAATTCAGAACATGGTAAAGGGATATGGATTAAAGGAAGAAAATGAGAATATAGTTATACAAGGTGTGTCAATAGATACCAGGCAGATAAAGCCTGGACAATTATATATTCCTATAATCGGTGAAAGATTTAATGGTCATAAATTCATAGAAGCTGCTATAGCAAAGGGAGCAATAGCAGCTATATGGAACAAAAAAGAAGCTTTGCCTGCTGTAAGCATCCCTATCATATTGGTGGACGATACATTGACTGCTATTCAAGATTTGGCAAAATCATATAGAGAACAGTTAGAAGCAAAAGTAATAGGAATCACAGGGAGTAACGGCAAAACATCTACTAAAGATATTCTTGCAAGTCTATTAAGAACTAAGTATAAGACTCAGAAAACCTTTGGTAACTTAAATAACCACTTGGGAGTACCCCTTACTATTTTAGGCCTAGAAGAGGATACTGAAATGGCAGTTATTGAAATGGGGACTTCTAACTTAGGGGAAATTGAACTGTTAACTAATATAGCTTCTCCTAATGTAGCTATCATCACAAGTATAGGAGAGGCTCACTTAGACGAGTTAATCACAATAGAGAATATTGTTCAAGCTAAGCTCGAAATAATAAAAGGGTTAAAGCCTAATGGTTTATTCGTCTATTATGGAGATAATCCATTACTAAACGAGAAAATTAAAGAAATGGATATTAGTTACAAGACTATAACCTTTGGAAGTAAATCCTCTAACACATGTATTCCTTGGCTAAAATCCTTTGATGAGAGAGGTATTACTTTTAGTTTAGATAAATTCCATTGCCCATCATTTTATTTACCTATGATTGGCAAACATCAAATGTACAATGCAACTGCTGCTATTATTGTGGCAAGATACTTTGGTGTCTCCTTTGAACAAATACAGGATGGTCTGTTAAATATTGAATTTACAGGTATGAGAAATGAAGTGATTAATACAGGTAAATATACAATTTTAAATGACTCTTATAAATCTAATCCTGCAAGCCTTTTAGCTGCATTAGATACTCTCTATAGCATGAAGAACTATAGCCAAAAAATTGCTGTACTTGGAGATATGATAGGCTTAGGTGCTGATGAAATTAAGATTCATAAAAAATTTGGAGACAAGATTGATCCTAATCAAGTTGATTATTTACTAACTATTGGTCCTCTTGCATCATATATAGCTAAAACTGCAAAACCTAAGTTTGGAAATAATAGAGTGTTTATCTATGAAAATAAGGCTCAATTAATTCAAAAGCTTAAGAAGCTAATGAAATATGAGTCCGTTGTATTAGTAAAGGGTTCTCGTATGTTAAAACTAGAAGAAATAGTAGAAGCATTAAAAAGCAAAGATATTATGGAAGATAAGGAGGTTGTATAA
- a CDS encoding D-alanine--D-alanine ligase: MKINVYVFYGGKSVEHDASLLSAFSVINSLDKNKYNVYPVYITRNGVWCEMGRLKSNLKDINQMQTHSSATVTNSIGEFIYKNFKKNEKCIAFPVLHGTNGEDGTIQGLFEILNIPYVGNGVLSSAVGIDKVMMKDIFSLGNIPQAKYTSIRLHAWKTDEAKVFEQIENYIGYPCFIKPAKLGSSVGINRCENRTQLREAIKEAFLYDNKIIIEEELIGKEMQIAVIGNDCPKASVVGEYIQERQFMDYAAKYIDGKLVPVIPARLSIETSEAMRETAIQAFKLLNCYGLVRVDYFVTDEDKFYVNEVNTLPGFTAYSMFPALWEKTDGTTYSELIEKLIKLGFCMHKQKNSFLNMRWEK, from the coding sequence ATGAAAATAAATGTTTATGTATTTTACGGCGGTAAATCAGTGGAACATGATGCATCTCTTTTGAGTGCATTTTCTGTAATTAATTCCTTAGATAAAAACAAATACAATGTATATCCAGTTTACATTACAAGAAATGGTGTATGGTGCGAGATGGGTAGATTAAAATCTAATTTAAAAGACATAAATCAAATGCAAACTCATAGTTCAGCTACAGTCACTAATTCTATAGGAGAGTTTATCTATAAAAATTTTAAGAAAAATGAAAAGTGTATTGCATTTCCAGTTTTACATGGAACTAATGGTGAAGATGGTACAATACAAGGGCTATTTGAAATATTAAATATTCCTTATGTGGGTAATGGTGTCTTATCTTCAGCAGTAGGTATAGATAAGGTTATGATGAAGGATATATTTTCATTGGGAAATATTCCTCAAGCAAAGTACACTTCTATTAGACTTCATGCTTGGAAAACAGATGAAGCAAAGGTCTTTGAACAAATTGAGAATTATATCGGTTATCCCTGCTTTATTAAGCCTGCAAAGCTAGGTTCAAGTGTTGGAATAAATCGCTGTGAAAATAGAACACAACTTAGGGAAGCAATTAAAGAGGCTTTCTTATATGATAACAAAATAATTATTGAAGAAGAGTTAATCGGCAAGGAAATGCAAATTGCAGTAATAGGAAATGATTGTCCCAAGGCCTCTGTAGTTGGAGAGTACATTCAAGAAAGGCAGTTCATGGACTATGCTGCTAAATATATAGATGGTAAATTAGTTCCTGTCATACCTGCTAGACTATCTATAGAAACAAGTGAAGCTATGAGAGAAACTGCTATTCAAGCTTTTAAGCTGTTAAATTGCTACGGTCTTGTAAGAGTAGATTACTTTGTCACTGATGAAGATAAATTCTATGTAAATGAGGTCAATACTTTACCAGGCTTCACTGCATATAGCATGTTCCCTGCTCTATGGGAAAAAACAGATGGCACTACTTACTCAGAACTAATAGAGAAGTTAATTAAGCTAGGCTTCTGTATGCATAAACAAAAGAATTCATTTCTAAACATGAGGTGGGAAAAATGA